TATTCACATTTTCAAAACGAAATTGTACGAAACTGCCTATACTTTTTTGTATTTCTAGGATTGTATAATGCTTATAAAACCAAAAATAGAAGAGTCATTTTTGTTGGTGGATTTGCTATACTATATATTATAATTCTTGCTATATCCGGAATATCATTTCAGGATCGATTTCAAATACTATCACTGCCATTTTTAATCATTTTTATGGCAGATGGTATTGCTACAAAATACCCCAAACGTAATCAGCATTGGTTAAGCTATCTAACATTCATTTTTGCAGCAATATTGATGTGGAATTTATTTAAATTATCAAATCGTGGACTATTATAAACAGGAAAAACTATGAGTGACTTTATACTACTTCATAAAAAGCAGATATCTAAATCAGAGAAAAAAAAATTACTCAGGTTAACCTCTAACTGGTATTTGTTATTTACGGGTACAAACTATTTTGAATATAATATTGGAAAGTTTAAAGTAATAGTTGTTGGTGATTATATAGGTTCTGTCGAAGAAGTTTTTAGTGTTAATGATTATGAAATTGCTAAGCTTAAAGGGCATTTTTATGCCATTGTAGCCAAAGAGAATGCTATAAAAATATACAATAGTTTTTTTAGCATGCTACCCATTTATTATACAGAGAATGATTGTATAATATCATCATCATTACAGTTAATTAATGAGCATCTTACTACAAAACCAGAAATAGATAAAAAGTTTATTCTCGAAAACCTTTTGTTTAACTATGGTTTTTTTAATAGAACGCTATATAAAAATATCAATTTGCTTCCCTGTCATTCTTTTATTACTTTAAAAAATGATAAAATTACTGTTACCAAACATTTTGATATTGCCAGTTTGTTTGTTCCGTATCCAAAAGGAGGTAAAAAAACGGTAGATCAGTTAAGTAATCTATTTATAGAGACCGCAAAACAATATTTTCCAAAAGAAGAATTTGATATTGCATTTACAAGTGGTTTTGATGGAAGAACATTGGTTAGTTGTGCCACATATCACCATCAAAAATTTAAGACATTTTCTTTTGGTAAGCCAGAAAATGATGATGTAAGTATTCCTTTGGCCAATGCTAAAACTTTAAAAATACCATATCAATATTTTGACCTTGGGGTTACTCAATATATATCATCAGAGTATTACCAAAATGCACTAGAATATACCACATCGGGTTATCTGGGAAATGGACTTTTATATCCTCATTTTTTATATAGTACAAAAAAGGTTTCAGAAAACTCGAAATATTTATTGTCCGGAGCAGGAGGAAGCGAATTGTTTAGAGCATTACATTCGGCCGGTGCGGTCACTTCAGAAACATTAACAAATGTCTTTAAAATACAAAACGAAGAAGAATTAGTAGAAAGTATAAAAAATGCAGAACCTCTTCGCGTTTTAAATACATCTGCATTTGCTGTAGAGCTAGATGAACTTACCCAAGAAATTATAGAATACAAAAAATCTCTTCCTCAGGATATAACAAGGAATCAA
The sequence above is a segment of the Aquimarina spinulae genome. Coding sequences within it:
- a CDS encoding asparagine synthase-related protein, which codes for MSDFILLHKKQISKSEKKKLLRLTSNWYLLFTGTNYFEYNIGKFKVIVVGDYIGSVEEVFSVNDYEIAKLKGHFYAIVAKENAIKIYNSFFSMLPIYYTENDCIISSSLQLINEHLTTKPEIDKKFILENLLFNYGFFNRTLYKNINLLPCHSFITLKNDKITVTKHFDIASLFVPYPKGGKKTVDQLSNLFIETAKQYFPKEEFDIAFTSGFDGRTLVSCATYHHQKFKTFSFGKPENDDVSIPLANAKTLKIPYQYFDLGVTQYISSEYYQNALEYTTSGYLGNGLLYPHFLYSTKKVSENSKYLLSGAGGSELFRALHSAGAVTSETLTNVFKIQNEEELVESIKNAEPLRVLNTSAFAVELDELTQEIIEYKKSLPQDITRNQQFYIFVFEEIFRKFFGQWIALQQKYVSVRTPFLDYNFVKTLLTTKYGGANNDFFTDNPIKRMKGQYLYTDIIKKTNQQIYTQVTGKGYRPIDVRDPKYIHNIILPFLKKKLLKKVTKTNLDNLGIISGVKANEKELRLTINSDQLLFNSKRLNTMFTDLSPYTPEKYRDTLLMSLSILHNMSNHSVSSKTNTYEVYNSINGL